The Thunnus thynnus chromosome 13, fThuThy2.1, whole genome shotgun sequence genome segment TGTTAACACCATTAAACCACTGACTGTTCAGTGCACAATGGATCATGGTATACgaaaaaatgaaacaactgtGACTGCATTTCCGAGCAACACATGAGGACGTCTTTGAAATGCGACAGGCCTTGTCGACATGTTATCGGTTTCAAAATCAAGACTCTGAAGGATGCAGCCATTGAATTAAGATGCAGTATATTTTCATGTActtcctgtttatttttttggcctatttTTGCAATTAtctcttatttttttatattgacaatTGCATTACCCTCTTAAGACATTCTGCTTATATTTCTGACCCTAATAAATATCTGTCTCTCCTTCCCAGATGAGGTGGTATCTACACTGGGAACAGGAGCCTTTGGAAACGTGGTGGAGTGTATTGATAGAGACAAGTAAGCATACATCTTAATCGATCATTGACCTTCTATTGAATGGCTTTACTGCTTGGATTTAATCTTCTTCAAACAGATCCAGAAATTTTTAAGGTTTCCATCCATCATGGCAACATCAAGAGTTATTAGCCAACAGCCAGAAACCAGAAACCATTTAATCATCATGCAAACTAATTGCACAATAATTCATCTTTGTGGCAttaatgcaggaaatgttcttGTCTTTatctgtgcatctgtgtgcaCCTGTCTGTATATTCAACAGAGCTGAGCATGTGGCCGTGAAGATTGTAAGGAACATCGACTGTTTCCGTGAAGTTGCAATGTCTGAGATCGCAGTGCTGGAGGAGATCAACAGCCTGGATGACAACAACAGATTGTGAGTATAGCTGCAGCAGATCAGCAGAGCAAATCCTGGAGGGCTAATTCATCCTCTAAAAGCATTAAATGTGACCTTTCATGCCCTTAATTTACCCATGTGCTATTGGTAAGGAAAGCTATTCATACATAATCATTTCCCTCATTTTAATTCTGCagcttttctgttatttagaTGTCTTGCCTCATGTTTATAGATCACTTCTTCTCTCTCGCCAGCGCTTGTGTCAGGATGCTGGACTGGTTCGACCACGAAGGTCACATCTGCATCGTGTTCGAGCTGCTGGGTCTCAGCACCTTCGAGTTCCTCCGACAGAACGACTTCCTGCCGTTCAGCGTGGAACAGATCAGACACATGGCCTTCCAGATCTTCAGAGCCGTCTGCTGTGAGTCGAGTGTCTGCTGCACCACCGCGGACAAAATATTCCACAGTTCACAGCAGAAATATCCAAATACACACAAGTGCTGAAACAAGTggttgactaatcaattaattcattaactaaatattaaatatagtTTGGGTAATCAATTAAAGATATAATCCGTAAGATTTTAGTTTGGTGACACCAACTACATTTGctgaaatacaacagaaaagcaactgatgtatctgtttacagtgcaaCCAACCAAATTTGCGTTGTAAGTAGGAATTTGAATCCAGGGCGGGAATGGTGGACTCTGCCACTAATGATGAAAACTACTATATAGAAAGTTAAttgcaaaatgtaaatacaatacaCATGTTGATAAAAGttaaggattataacttaaATAGGTTTTGTTAAACctattaaaaatatcaaatatttaaattcagcatgcttttctttgttttagctAATTCTGGATGCAAAATGAATACTTACTGCTGCTGTAAGAAGAAAATCAAGATAAATTTTGGGCTctgattttgacatttgacattattTATGATGGAAGTCTTTCAACCTATtaacaaaaaaagcagtttgatCATTTGATCAATCAGTAGTGAAAACAATTATcacacagacaaatattttGCAACCTGGAAACATTAAACCCAAACTATCtgcaaggagagaggaaggtaAGTGAGATAAGTGTAAAACAACAGGGTTATAATTTCACCATCTCTTTTATACAAATTGCAGCATTGTGAGGAAAACCTGCTAACTGTGTGCTGTTCATCTCACCAAGACTACATGGAGCAACATGTCATCACAGTTATAgtggactgtttgtgtttttcacagtccTGCATCGTAACAAGCTGACCCACACAGAcctgaaaccagaaaacatcctgtttgtctgctctgactGTGACCTGGAGTTCAACAGCGAGACGGTAAAAGCAGACTTAATGAGCCGAAATGGCCagaatgattgttttttttttgttctagaGGTTTGTACTGCCAACAAAATACCaactaaaatatcaaaatgtcatGCTGTCATTTCAAGGTTGTGCAAATAGTGAAGGGTGTttagcaatgtgtgtgtgtacggtacacatatatatatatatatatgtgtgtgtgtgtgtgtgtgtgtgtcagaattGTGAGGAGAGGAAACTGAGGAGTCTGGATGTGAAGGTGGTGGATTTTGGCACCGCCACATTTGACCACGAACACCATGAATCCCTGGTGTCGACACGCCACTACCGAGCTCCAGAGGTCATActgggtacacacacactcatgcacacgcacacacacatagagctTCTAAATCGGACCAGTTTACCGTGacattaatacatgtttttatttttaaccgtGTGCTCAGATCTGGGTTGGAACCAGTCGTGTGACGTTTGGAGCTTGGCCTGTGTTCTCATGGAGTACTACCTCGGACAGACACTCTTTCCGGtacacaatcacacatacacacacacacacaaacaaacaaacaaactcacaaagACATGTGTAAAGACTCTTACTGAATATACTACATCAATAGTCCCTAATATTGATCATCACAAGTCCAAAGATCGAAAGataattttatttcatcttggTTCTTACTTTCAGAAGTGTACaagagcacacaaacaaacacatacaaacactaaAGAACAGTAATAAACGCTGTcgccctgtctgtctgttgtttcagACCCACGACAGTAAAGAACATCTAGCCATGATGGAGAAAATCCTGGGACCGATCCCCCCCCACCTGCTGAAACAAACCAGGTAAGAACAAGAACTAAGCCTCTTATTGCTCATTGATTTTGTTCTCTGGCTGCACAGACTGTACGGCTGGTTCTCACTGGGATGAGTCACACTTTTACATAGAAGCATCCCACTGGATAATTAGTCTGAGTGCACACAAAAAATGTGCATTATCacatttgtttacaaaaaatgaTAGAGTTAGATAAGTTTTATCAAAATGTACAATAAATTTTAACCTAATGTCCACAATAttggcaaaacaaaatgtttatgCATGTATTCATCCACTACTGTTATGCAAATATTAGGAGTTGGTCATTTTCCAGCCgggtgccattaaaccattttGGGGAAAGATGGCGCAACAACATGATGTAATTAAAAGAGCAGTTGAACctaaaacagtgaaaagcttTGCTTGTGCAGCCTTAGCAATGTTATGTACCCTGGCGAGTCATGGTGTACATCAGTATCCATGGTGATAGATGTGTCTTGCTTATATCAAGAGTGGTAAGATCCACAggttaaaggggacgtatcgtGCACATTTCtgggtctgtatttatattctgttgctctactggaatatctttgcatgatttacagttcaaaaaactccttatttatcttaaactggCTCTTTATggagcccctcagttcagcctctgtctgaaacaggctatttgagctcctgtctctttaaggcccccctcctgatgaccccactctgttctgattggttagcttccagctctggaggctagcacagtagtagtaggatatcacttctttttctctcaaaagtcagcttctcaaatacatctgtacatgtttgggCCAAAATCAGATCagtatgagagtggacaacaagACCACAGAACGGATGGCCGTCGACGTCAGTTCAATGAGAACATCAGTGCGATGGAGAAGTAGAAGTTACATTGAAAGTCATggtttttgactttcagggagcatctTTACATATATTCAGCCCAatttttggaactttgaccatgttagaaaataacaaacaaggCATGATATATCCCCTTTAATGTCCTCTCCACGGctgtgaagaaagaaaaagtttaacTTACCTGCAACAAACTACTGTATAATTTATGTGTATGTACTTTATTATGTTTGTAGAAAGCAGCACTACGTGCACAATGAGCATCTGGACTGGGACGAGCAGAGCTCCTCTGCTGATTATATCAGGGAACATTGTAAACCTCTGAAGGTAAACAGCATTCATATCAGCCAGCCGCTGTTGTGTGGTAGAGGTGCCACCAGCATGAGGTAACAGTTACTTTCGGTCTCTCAGCAGTACATGCAGAGGaagagtgaggaagagaggCAGCTGTTTGACCTGCTCAGCTGCATGTTGGAGTACGACGTCTGCAGACGGATCACCCTGGAGGAGGCGCTGTGGCACCCATTCTTCAGCTCGCTGAGGACGTAGAAGCAGCAGCGCAGCTAGCACtagttcaaacacacacacacacacacacacacacacacacacacaacatctaccTCAGCCTGTAGTTTCAGTGTCATCATTGCTTAACTTTTTATAGTACACTTTCAGTTTAAaactttcagtttaatttacagtaataacagtTTTGGAGAGCATTCCTGTTTATTTGAGATGCATTTTTTTGTCATCCCATCATGATCTAACAATCCACATTTCATTGTAAAAAGTCAAGTGTAAGTTAGAGCaattctgtgttttcctttattGATTGTAATGAATATTTGCCAGCAATTTGTTaatacattgtttgtttttggtgtgtctcaattctgttttattaaaattcaaTGAAACGTTTTACTTACGTTGCTTTCACAACATCGGACGTGAGTTGGCAAAAATTGTATGAAAGTAAAGGTATTAACGCATTCACATGAATCCCTCTTAATGTTTGTATGTCAGCTAAATGCctcaaaaaatgcaaaaaaaaaaaaaaaaaaaaaaaaggtttattacAACCTTATTCTTAATTTAGTAATTTTGGCCATTATTTCTATTGCTCATGATAACATTATACTCACCAAAGACTTAATTTAGATCTGGGAACATGGCAACATTAttttaacagtcaaaaacaGGCAAGAAACAAGAGTGGCCAGTCAGCTGATCAACCAGGTAGTCAGGTTGCATACAAGGTCACATTTTAATTATGGGTTCAGGGAGGGGGACCCAAATGCACTTTACCAGGATTTAAACAGGCGAACAACTTTGAAAGGACAAAGGCAGGAAGGTAAATCAGACACATTTAACAACTACAATCCTGCCTGTGACCAGTAACCAGGCTGGTCTATACTGTAGAGCTAATGGGGTACTGAGAAGCGGGATCAGATGACTGGTCAAAGGGAAGGAAACTCTGAGGGCGTCTGGCGGAGAGATGGAACATCACAGGTCCAACAAAGAATATGAGATGTGCACTTTAATACTGGTTTATTAAGCTCTCACTCACTCTCGGGGGAGTCCCAGTCAGCATGTTTAGCGACATCCCTGCTCTCTGAAAACAGAAGTGGACGTGGTTTATGGTGCTACGTAATATCAAGGGCAGAGGGGAAATAAAGGAAGTCTGCGCACACAAGCACGTCAAAGTCATACTGAACTGAATAAACAAGGTCACGCAGACCAGCAGCAAAGATGTAAAACAGTGCAGCACTAAGAAAAGTGTTCATGTACCCAGAGCGTGATTTAACTTGatggatatttttttgtttttgtatcaaTCCTATATCGATACTATAGTATTGATACTCAAAACAAGACTTCTGTCTGCAGTATTGATACCTTGAGGACAGATCCGATCACACTGTCTGATTTCTTTTAGCGATGTCCCTTCgttccagatctcagcaatgaCTTTGGTGGAACACAACTGTATTATTATTGATAGAAATGacaactacaaaactacaaaactaagACCAAGGTTCTATGTTGTCCCAACCTAACCTGGATATCGTGATGTGTcctttttacaaaacaaaaaaacaacctgctAAAAGCTGACATGTAACAGCATGACATGACACAAGACAAACCATCCAAAGGTAAATTAGCCCTATTACAAGCTCAGCTGATTAGACTTTATGTAGACACTGCAGTCTATCACACTAAAGTAAACATTAGTTATCTAACCTTACCTAGAAATCATCTACATCAGCTGCTCTAACTGCTTTGTTGATACACGCAGCTGACACGTAAAGTGAACGATACTTATCAAGATTCAAGCAGGCGAGGAAGTTTCCATGACTGAATAGTTATCCAACTATAAAATATTACGTGTGCAATTGCAGCCCCTCAGATAAACAGCAGGCTCCTCTGCTATCTGGGAAACATCAGTTTAAAGCTACTAAATCACATGGACGTAATAAAGCAGTATAAAACAAAGCGGCTCTGAGGGCCAAAGCACCCAATTTATGTATAATGTCATGGGTTCCTTTCTGTCTCATGACCTTTGCTGCATGTTATCTATGATCTGTCCTGCCTGATTTATTTGGCATCACACATCATCATAAATCTAAGGCCGAAAAACAATGATGTTTAGAGAGAAGTTGGGACTAAAATTATGGGTAAGATAATATTCTATTTTTCTGATGGTAAATGTGGAAATTGATACGGCCGACATGAAAGCACTGTTAGATTTGGTCTCTGTGAGGTCGTGGTCTCGTTTAGAGATTAGGTGCAGAAGCATTTGACTCCTCAAAAAATGCTTCATATTTTAACCATGACACAGCAATGCAACTGAGCTGCTCTTAGACTGTATAACTTATTCtgtttttcaatatttacattttacattttattagttatttcTATAcatatgtctgtttttttttaactatttttttgGGGTTGCATTTTCCacaagtttt includes the following:
- the LOC137196057 gene encoding dual specificity protein kinase CLK4-like isoform X1; its protein translation is MATSVCIPPGGGRDKEEEEEGKLLKQTSRSPNSTEQRGEEQQKTLHLSITKTGTHSSLRCSNRSQISYRQIYQRLDYRLQSEATQSVDNSTMGRNDDNLGPWIDGDDAKSDLHTGRKTQNFNQCNPLTFSEIGNSHSTQPDDNLLQLETACHGDNTVNGDDNGVEESYRGKTCEDDDEEGHLVYHIGLVLKERYEVVSTLGTGAFGNVVECIDRDKAEHVAVKIVRNIDCFREVAMSEIAVLEEINSLDDNNRFACVRMLDWFDHEGHICIVFELLGLSTFEFLRQNDFLPFSVEQIRHMAFQIFRAVCFLHRNKLTHTDLKPENILFVCSDCDLEFNSETNCEERKLRSLDVKVVDFGTATFDHEHHESLVSTRHYRAPEVILDLGWNQSCDVWSLACVLMEYYLGQTLFPTHDSKEHLAMMEKILGPIPPHLLKQTRKQHYVHNEHLDWDEQSSSADYIREHCKPLKQYMQRKSEEERQLFDLLSCMLEYDVCRRITLEEALWHPFFSSLRT
- the LOC137196057 gene encoding dual specificity protein kinase CLK4-like isoform X2 codes for the protein MATSVCIPPGGGRDKEEEEEGKLLKQTSRSPNSTEQRGEEQQKTLHLSITKTGTHSSLRCSNRSQISYRQIYQRLDYRLQSEATQSVDNSTMGRNDDNLGPWIDGDDAKSDLHTGRKTQNFNQCNPLTFSEIGNSHSTQPDDNLLQLETACHGDNTVNGDDNGVEESYRGKTCEDDDEEGHLVYHIGLVLKERYEVVSTLGTGAFGNVVECIDRDKAEHVAVKIVRNIDCFREVAMSEIAVLEEINSLDDNNRFACVRMLDWFDHEGHICIVFELLGLSTFEFLRQNDFLPFSVEQIRHMAFQIFRAVCFLHRNKLTHTDLKPENILFVCSDCDLEFNSETNCEERKLRSLDVKVVDFGTATFDHEHHESLVSTRHYRAPEVILDLGWNQSCDVWSLACVLMEYYLGQTLFPTHDSKEHLAMMEKILGPIPPHLLKQTRKQHYVHNEHLDWDEQSSSADYIREHCKPLKYMQRKSEEERQLFDLLSCMLEYDVCRRITLEEALWHPFFSSLRT
- the LOC137196057 gene encoding dual specificity protein kinase CLK4-like isoform X3 — its product is MGRNDDNLGPWIDGDDAKSDLHTGRKTQNFNQCNPLTFSEIGNSHSTQPDDNLLQLETACHGDNTVNGDDNGVEESYRGKTCEDDDEEGHLVYHIGLVLKERYEVVSTLGTGAFGNVVECIDRDKAEHVAVKIVRNIDCFREVAMSEIAVLEEINSLDDNNRFACVRMLDWFDHEGHICIVFELLGLSTFEFLRQNDFLPFSVEQIRHMAFQIFRAVCFLHRNKLTHTDLKPENILFVCSDCDLEFNSETNCEERKLRSLDVKVVDFGTATFDHEHHESLVSTRHYRAPEVILDLGWNQSCDVWSLACVLMEYYLGQTLFPTHDSKEHLAMMEKILGPIPPHLLKQTRKQHYVHNEHLDWDEQSSSADYIREHCKPLKQYMQRKSEEERQLFDLLSCMLEYDVCRRITLEEALWHPFFSSLRT